One stretch of Pseudomonas azotoformans DNA includes these proteins:
- a CDS encoding MFS transporter: MTQPRIRQGLVLGMSTLAFTVCFMVWMMFAVLGVPIKELLQLNETQFGLLAATPVLTGSLVRLPLGLLTDRFGGRIVFFLLMLACVLPLYLITYATAYWQFLVLGLFVGLAGGSFSVGIAYVAKWFDKHNQGFAMGVFGAGNAGAAVTKFLAPGLIALGTWHLVPKVFSAILFITALLFWFLTSENKAHRSAGGATLRQQLLCLKDPAVWRYCQYYSIVFGGYVALALWVTKYYVQEYGFSLQSAALLAACFSLPGGVLRAVGGWMSDRWGAQSVTWWVLWVSWVCLFLLSYPQTQLQVMTVNGPLDFHIGLTPALFTVLLFVMGIAFAFGKASVFKYIANDYPHNMGAVSGIVGLAGGLGGFVLPIMFGALVDLTGVRSSCFMLMYGVVWVSLAWMYFSEIRKQPLLGKPALQGE, translated from the coding sequence GTGACTCAACCCCGTATAAGACAAGGCTTGGTGCTGGGCATGAGCACCCTGGCCTTCACCGTCTGCTTTATGGTGTGGATGATGTTCGCCGTGCTCGGCGTGCCCATCAAGGAGCTGCTGCAACTCAACGAAACCCAGTTCGGCCTGCTGGCCGCCACCCCGGTATTGACCGGCTCCCTGGTGCGCCTGCCGCTGGGCCTGCTCACCGACCGTTTCGGCGGGCGCATCGTGTTCTTCCTGCTGATGCTTGCCTGCGTGTTGCCGCTGTACCTGATCACCTACGCCACCGCCTACTGGCAGTTCCTGGTGCTGGGCCTGTTTGTCGGCCTGGCCGGCGGCTCGTTTTCGGTGGGCATCGCCTACGTCGCCAAATGGTTCGACAAGCACAACCAGGGCTTCGCCATGGGCGTGTTCGGCGCCGGCAACGCGGGGGCGGCGGTGACCAAGTTTCTCGCGCCGGGCCTGATCGCCCTCGGCACCTGGCACCTGGTGCCCAAGGTGTTCAGCGCGATCCTGTTTATCACCGCGCTGCTGTTCTGGTTCCTCACCAGCGAAAACAAGGCCCACCGCAGCGCCGGCGGCGCCACCTTGCGCCAGCAGTTGCTGTGCCTGAAAGACCCGGCCGTGTGGCGCTACTGTCAGTACTACTCGATTGTGTTCGGCGGCTATGTGGCGCTGGCGCTGTGGGTGACCAAGTACTACGTGCAGGAATACGGTTTCAGCCTGCAAAGCGCCGCGCTGCTGGCCGCGTGTTTCTCGCTGCCGGGTGGTGTGCTGCGCGCCGTGGGTGGCTGGATGTCCGACCGCTGGGGCGCGCAGAGCGTGACCTGGTGGGTGCTGTGGGTGAGTTGGGTGTGCCTGTTCCTGCTCAGCTACCCGCAGACCCAGTTGCAGGTGATGACCGTCAACGGCCCGCTGGATTTCCACATCGGCCTCACCCCTGCGCTGTTCACCGTGCTGCTGTTCGTGATGGGCATCGCCTTCGCGTTCGGCAAGGCCTCGGTGTTCAAGTACATCGCCAATGACTACCCGCACAACATGGGCGCGGTGTCCGGCATCGTCGGCCTGGCCGGCGGCCTGGGTGGCTTTGTGCTGCCGATCATGTTCGGCGCCCTGGTGGACCTCACCGGCGTGCGCTCTTCCTGCTTCATGTTGATGTACGGCGTGGTCTGGGTGTCCCTGGCCTGGATGTACTTCAGCGAAATCCGCAAACAACCGCTGCTCGGCAAGCCCGCGCTCCAAGGAGAATGA